The DNA sequence gctcgtgggttGTGGCTAGGCTTAGTTCTTCTTGATACTtggtgatgatagctaacatgttggtctctatcTCGCACAAATGCTGAGTCAAgttccttttggaccttgagcaagcggctaactcttcttttaagacaatgctatgtgctcgtgatcggtctctctcttcccttcgaagcttgagctcactgttgctgccccacaatgCTCCACGGAATTTGTCATgaccatgctcttccttgcgagccctcttggtttcttgttcaagggattttgcggtagctgcattttcttctcgtaactCGACACACTCTTTTCGGACGTCTGTAGCaaccaacttgaatttttctttggcgagtctcGCTTTTCCTAGTTCGGTTTTCAGAGCCcagacttcttcatcttcttccggagcttcaaaattctcttcgttgataatctttaacttggcgagccaatctaaaccccgtgtacgaactttcagccattcatgataaccaccaatgatgccattacgaatgcccctaagttctttatatTTCCTTAACGGGCTCtcccacgccttatggactctttgtataaccttgaaattttgcacgccaaaatctctcacaaggaaaggagacaggctttcttccgtcgttgctcccctcatggggtaccctaactgtcttatagcaagtgagggattgtaattaatgcaacccctcgttcctatcaacaGGATGTTTGGGTAgcccccacatgagaagagaacacCCTcatttccttctttccatcgtggAAACCAATTGACTATTCTGCCTCCTAccccagccaagtgttggtcccaatctactcttcttttctcgacacacgagcgatggcttcggagtggacatggatgccttacgtcttgttggaataaatgtgaaaccaaccatacacaaagagcgggtaaacaacagatgatccgtgcactacgtttttcgcaccttcggtcaaatgtgtcaaataagtctGTCAAGACAGCTACCACTGGGCTTTCTTTGCTATgatgatatgcaaggaaagcatcaattgcagctaggtccaccaaaccatccacgtttggaaagaggacaaccccaaagattaatAATGCTAATACATCCATGAATGGGACCCACTCATCTAGATTCGCCATATCCCTCGCCTTGCCTTCtaagtacttccgtggtaggcccactatgccgtttcgagtttgcttcacACGGTCCAATCCTCTCGCTGAATCTCTGACCACAATTGCAattttgctcaaggagggaaggaacccggagaaaagatacggtttccttcccccaagaggacatcctagaatctcctcaaattcttcaacggtcggtactaattggaagtctccaaacgtgaagcatctcaaaggctggtcatagtattgggcgagtgatgcaatggcttctacggatatctctgctatggtcaaatctaagatctttccgtacgccttgcggaaggcttgcatttcgagaggtcccatcaaccgccccaattccttaatgctggtgatactaggcccttaatcttgacttgataaaaccttttgctagtttgatttgtccccatgtttactaaagtgaaacaaaaattcggtgtgaatcaaaactccgacatctatcatgggtggaatggatgaatgcatgaagaaatgcacatgagacagatgcaatttatgaatacaagAGCCcggggaaattgtctccttttaAATATagcgtcttggggtagcacagtgcccgacgtatgtatttaaaaaagtaCAACACGGGAGtgtacagtatgacaatatttacaaaatatataagcGAAAAGggttatgcatggcagtgtgaaaaaaatggcacgcagcgtgtccgcttcgtgcccctattcaagggacctatatgggagggagctaaaagggcttttttagtgataatccccaaggtggtcatatctctcttgatggtttctagaggtatcatccccttcgaagaacatattgcagcagtagggactactagcaacaatatgttttcaaagagaaaaactctagacgAGGGTTCagtgtaatcaagcaagtcggagacctagcatgatcacagattcacctccactccttatgttcccatgaacccgggtatagggccctttttcaactcaccgtgtgtgcaaatagtgttggtgtttgtgtgcatcaaatgaataaatatttacctcatgcaaaCATTTTagaacacactaaaagcaagaaatagttatatacacaagaacataagacaaataaagggaaaccaacaaaggagaaagtcatgataaaacatcgcacaagattaaatggcctaactctctaaaaaaatagtccccagtggagtcgccaactgtcgtaacctacccttcggcgggagggcgacgcgtgactcacgggtgtgtgttccaagaaaggaatacgcgcagaATCGCCACCaatatttatttgaggaaaacgtcggaaaaatcggaaaatacatgatctacgaactttaagtgaaaggttcaagagttgtatttatgcacgaggaaggtattagcaccccacgcatctGTCACAAGAGATGGcagcctttaattaaatgtgcaaacatgacttcaatttttaggttcccttttaatctttattcctttttataccttttatatttttttatctttttgcggttgacgagggtgtttcccttattcctacgtattccttaattgcgataaggaactcagacctacgtagttctttataaacaaagtgtttggttgagttgtttttatcctttttgcaagatatgtttttgttgaatgaaaggtcatttaaggtgttggaccattaaacaaactgttgattcttttgaaaaagagagaaaacattaaggtattggaccattaatgatctctttgttttttgaaagaggtaataacgttacatgttgattttaggcctttttgGAAACCTATACTTAactaataaaagcggaaaagatcatttcaaggcgttggacctttaaaaatggcttttttaggcgatgataaaagtttggtttatgatttgattttagccttagtttcactttggttatttagtcgattcgattaagaaagaaaaattccaaagagaaacgtctgattgatttttttgttttattttattaaaagattttttattattatattattattttacctctttttggtttctaaCGTAGTTACGACATGactgaacggtcggatttcattttaaatgaaattaacggatattacaattcaaacgatcggtggaaatttattttatttttgatttaggcgagaaaatgacttaagcaaatgactaaagcacgtcaaaagggggtacggaaagtaaatgaaatgaagacaaatgaggaccactaagggtacatagaatgaattgaagagTTCGGTTTCGAGAACTTACTGTTTGatgaccgaagaacgatgaagaacgtcgaagaacggctgAAAATCTTCGTGAAAATCCCCATggaaacgttacagaaacgttacagaagcacctcggctcggattttcttcacggaaccaattttttttcactaatttcaactACTTCttgaattaccaggagggctgaacaattttcctcttcacctctccccctatttataggaaaatgggggagatgcttgccacccagctcacccaagcgagctcagctcgcccaagcaagctcagctcgcccaagcaagctcagctcgcccaggcgagctaggttgcttcctccagaagcaaccgccttctagaggaattttctggaaggcccaagtgggcctggttgctatttgtacccccatttttactaagtacacccctcccttttttggtgattctttttccataacgttacgaaactttacgaatttcgtaacgatgcttgttttctttctgtaatgttacgaaaccttacgaattacgtaatcatcccctttttgccttccagaatgttacggaactttacggattacgcactAGCACTTCCTTTtaacttccggcatgtcacagaatttcacggattgtgcgACAATGCTTTCtcttgacttccggcatgtcatggaacttcacaaatcgcctaacgatgggtgccaagtacctcgaagtggtcaaacgagggtcgcatcccaacaacggatggtccccggacgaaattagggtatgacacctatatgttcaatatctttgtcatgctcattcttgataacacatttttcagaatcaaaagatactttatatcctctatcacataattgaataACTCTTAATAGGCTATGCCttaaaccttctacaagtaacacattctcaataggagtagaggaactcgtacctattttaccgactccaatgattttacctttgttgttgtcgccatatgtaacatgtccacttttcttgggggaaatggttgtaaatttTGATACATCTCctgtcatatgcttggaacatccattgttgatgtaccacttcttccttacagattcttctttgtcgttttcatgagattttgtcatgagacaaaagttgacttggtcttcatcatgatcttggaataacctattcctgaaaatacttttgaaaaacaaagaatttaaagaggccatgaatcttgaagtttctaaacttctacaagatacctgctctgataccacttgttggatcaagtggcctcataataattaagaagggggggggggttgaattaattattaatgaacctttactaattaaaaatttatccttcttaatgttactaagatcaattaggcttttactataatgttaagaaagtaaagaacataaaaagaaacttaaccaaaagtaaaagcgataattaaagtgaacagcataaattaaagagtgtagggaagaagacaaacacaagagttttatactggttcgacaaaatcccgtgcctacatccagtccccaagcgacctgcggtccttgagatttcttttcaaccttgtaaaatcctttaaaagcaaagatccacaagggatgtaccctcccttgttctctttgaacaaccaagtggatgtaccctccacttgaactgatccacaagagatgtatcctctcttgttctcagtcacaacaacccaagtagatgtaccctctacttgtaccacaaaggatgtaccctccaatgtgttaagacaaagttctcaggcggttagtcctttgaaatcttttgtataagggaaagggaggaatcaaaagaattctcagactgtgtcgttttgaattctttgacaagggagaagggagacacaaaagaattcaggcggttaatccttcgttcttttggaaaagggagaagagagacacaaaaagaattcaggcggttagtccttggcgaattctttttggcaaagggaaaagagaataaaacatataacacacttttgttttcaaggtttggaaaaccagaaaactttagaaagtttttgcaaaggaagaagaagaagaagaagttcaagaagatgttcaaagagattcaaaggttgtaaaagaatatgtggAAAAGTTGTTTTTAAAGGTTGTAAGTGTTGTTCAAATGaaaatcaaggtcttgcttttatagactcttcaagtctcgtcaagaaaaccattggaagagttataacctttagaaaaacctgaaaaccattggaagagttacatcttttgatttttgttcaaaacttgtcactagtaatcgattacgaaatccttgtaatcgattacacaaagctttttatgaaaggatgtgactcttcacaattgaatttgaattccaacgttcagatgcactggtaatcgattaccaatatcttgtaatcgattacaccattttgaaatcaattggaacgttgcaaattcagttgaaaacttttgaaatcaaactttgacattggtaatcgattacaggaaattggtaatcgattaccagagagtaaaaaactctggtaacttagaaaattttgagaaaaactcttttgaaaaacaaaattgtgctatgttgtttttgaaaaatcttttcaatacttcccttgtgaagtcttcttgatttcttctcttgaatcttgaattaatcttctcttgaatcttgaaatcaatctTCTCTTGATTCATGAATCTTCTTgttatgaaacttgaaattaaacttgatcttgaacttttgactcattcttgaaatcattctttgggatttttgtcatcatctttgtcattgtCAAAACTACTtcaatcaacttgattcatcatcatgaagcttgcttctacaaatttgtattcaaatttcacttgaaattgaaattgaatttgtggagccaaattttggagccaaaatttcactaattatgattactgaactttagctatggttcagcccactaattcaagatcaattccaagattctccactaactatgcttaggtggcatgaggcatgtaaagcatgaagaacatgcacaaagtgtgactatatgatgtggcaacggggtgtagcaaacaaatgctcacctccccctctaaaatttaattggattgggcttctcccaattcaattaaatttattttccaacacacacatcaaatattcacttaatgcatgtgaaattacaaaactacccctaatacaaaaactagtctaggtgccctaaaatacaagggctgaaaaatcctacatttctagggtaccttacctacattatggagccctaaatacaaggcccaaaaataatgaaaccttaatctaatatgtacaaagataagtgggctcatacttagtccatgggcccgaaatctaccctaaggttcatgaaaaccttagggccttctcttgcatctctggcccaatcttcttggagtcttttgtccaatgcccttggggggtaggattgcatcaacttcCCCAGGCATCCATGACATACTCCCAAGCATTTTTTTGATCAATTAGGGATTTACATTTTGCCTTGACATTATTGTCGATGTGAAACCTACATAACAAGTTTGTACACTTAGGgaatacagttttcactgcattcatcaatgctaggtctctgtcagtccCAATAATTCCAGGGAGGGCATCATGTCTTAGAAATAAACCTCGAAACCGTTCTAAAGCCCACACCACATTATTAACACGTTCACCCTCCAAGTATGCAAaaccagcagagaatgtcatccccgTTGGTGTCccaccaacaaagtcaagtagtgggagtctgtacctatttgttttgtaggtactatctatcaaaaacaccaaattacatgcatTTCAGAACTTCACTGCATCAGGGTGATACCAAAAGATATCACGTACCACATCTTCATCGTTTAATCTATGCCAACAAATATATTGATCCCGTTtaagaagcttcattagatgttgcatttcagtatcacttcctctaatggaagaatgatatgcacttcttgcattgtatatttgtttgattgttgtacaactattgacattgtgctccttcaacgttagcagaatgtttcttggtttgaccattgactttgtcagATCAGCAATAATTatcttttcatccttagtcaatcactcagcatatggatgtccaactaatgacttcgcaattcatgattatgactCCCGcacatcaacttcaccatccaaccttgccCTTCAACCACTGGTTTCCCatgaagcttgaagggacacccacatttcctacCTATACTGAtcactcctttcacaaccaattaacgCAAATGAAGTCCTTCCTCTAATACCGGTGTTTGTGTTAGACCTCATAATCACCGCCACAAATTCGTTTTCCTGAGCAACTGATTGAGCccactgcaaaacatcatctcgggtAGCAAACACCTACAACGCAACTCAGACAATTTTAGTCTTCAAAGGGacattcattttatcaatttaataacaataattaacattattacctgagaagtattgaacgcaTTCGAACAATTAACATGttgttgttagtcgatgaatacgactaacttttgtgtataaaatatGTGTATTTTGTATCAAACATTCccaatttaaagttgttttgtaatattataagtactttttgttaaatataggtaatagataatttatacttttgttttgtgtgtttaataatcaattgctctcaatttcaggttaattaggcaaattggcaaaagtgtttttttcaccttctcgtTAAGCCAatatgctggcttagcgagcattcgcTAAGTGTGATACTAAGTGGCTAAgtgcgaggaagaatccagaagaagatgagttgttaGGTTCGCTGTGCACACCACTCTAGGTCATGAAGCGCACCTCTTCAGCTTATCTGCTAAGCGAGAGAAGCGTGCTGAGCGAAAAATCACTAACATGTGCTAAGGGGTCCATACGTGTGCTAAGCGtatgagcacgaacaaggccacctatttaagcctgaaatcaaatTTGCCATGGGAGTTTGAAGTTCTTTTGAAGAAGCCTCTGCATGCACGAGAGTCTAGCCCtggcttgaagcttttgcatgtttaggaagttctagagagagaaaggtccaagttccaaagagttctgagagattttgctgtgtgaagatctgtagaGATGTGAGTTTGAAGCAGAAGCCGTTCTGAGAACTTGAgttgagtttgtgagtgattgtgagatcctagagatgaaggagacatcctcaccagttgtgtttttgcagtctttcatcttgttcttctcgtTGTTGTAACAGAGGTTTTCGGacaatggaaagctaaatcctctgttggatcttccctgtaggtacctaatGTAAAtgtatttctatctatgtaatgatgttttgtgtgttctttgtgTTATCTGCTTTCATTCCAGTGTGCTTTTACCTTtatcacatagatgcatgctttgttagggtcattcaacagtagaaactggtctgattctaaagtccttggtagtatgtgtgtcttaatacGGTCtaggttgagtttagtcttacaagagggatctacagacgaggcttgatcaggactaggctaggctatcatgaggaatcggggtctagcagtccaggagacaacataggaacgcatgagcattgttaaatggagaacatcctttttagcatcaggaacctatgagGAAGACCAATGCTtactctacttgtttttacacagtatttctcttgcgtgattttctttctttttgcctagatagtttaaatacctGTCCATAACCATAGTTATATTTTCATACCAGACGCCTATTTAtcgaaatagcttgccagataacacaagttccccgataGTTTAAATACCTGTCCATAACCAtagttatattttctttctttttcataccGTTTTgcactacttgtgcgatccggtgcacttgccgaccGTGAACAGTTGTTCATTCACAtcacattcttgttcattttcatcatccatatcaacttcttcagacattataTTGTCATACATCCATTGATCTTCATCCATCTTAACAACAAATCAAAAATTTGCAcatgacaaacatacaacaccTAACCGCACTATACATATAATATCATACAAAACTCTACATAATCTTTTACTGCACACCATTTTATAAACACTACAAttcataatcatatatattaaaaaccaaaaaccatATATCAATCTACATATGaattatttcaaatacacatataaacaaataatttctttttacaaatttacatacaaacatattaataattttaaaaaattaaactttaaataatttttacaaaattcaaaatttgtaaaccatatggatcaacttgatccgtatgttgAAATTACACATACGACATACGAATTAACTCACTCACCCAGCAACAGCGCGTACCTAGTGTACCTCCGACGATGAACCAACCACCGCAACAATCACCACCGACCCGTAACACTTTCACCTCCACCGAAGCGGCACCTCTCTCAACAATGAAAAACTAACACCAAAAGGAGAAAGCAAAGAAGAAAGCGAACCAAGCGAactgtaaataaaaaaagaagcttaaacaacaacttaaaaatgaagaagaagacgtAGGGGCATTTATGAAATTCTAAAAAGTTGTTGGGTAAGCAATAAcgctggtgcacctagcaacacccttttGATACTCGTACAAGTTCCAATTAAGCGGGTACtcgggatttttttttttaaaaatattatttggtacacgtggatattttaaaaaataaaaaatattttaaaatattgaaaaacacTTCTAgtatcattttatttgttttaatattttatttttaaaataattttaatagttacaaataaaattattcaaaaattctacacaattaaaaatattcatgtatgattcttttatttttatagaaatcCACAaacaattcttaaaaaataaatgaatgaataaattaaatttatcttgtGAGCGCAaacaaaattatgtaaaaattactCTCTAAAAGTATAACTCGAATAAAACTATACtataatttaagtttaaataaaattatactccaatatatatatatatatatatatatatatatatatatatatatatataatattcactTATTTTAATATGAGCAAGTAAAAGATATCTCGAGGTAAGAGTATCCTGATACAAATATTCAAGTATTATATTAAAGACAGTTATTGAATGAGACGATCAACACAcatgtttcactcttttttttcaaagtttaaatttgtgataataaaagaaggataatattttttattcatgccTATTACTCCCTCCATCTctgaatataatattatttttctatttttttttttcctttttataagacTATTGTGAACTTGTATttagcattaattatttttaacccAAATACCCTTAATTACTTTACAATAATGTTATGAACTAAAAGAGTCTTATATATAAGACTTGAGGGAGTATATAAATTGACCCCtccaaattatgaaattaataaaaaattaatataattttttatataatcctAAGAATTTATTCCTTCAAATTTATCAATGCATCTTACAAGTACTATCTACTCCCTTCATTTCaagttatatgatatttttagagaaaaaatgtGCTCtgaaatatgtcattttataaaatcaatgttgtaTTAAGTACTTTTTTCCAAGACTATCCTAATCAATACTTAGTGTGAGTAGTGTATATGAAGAATAAAAGAGTCATTAATTAGAAAGATAAAACATATATTACGAAGTTACCTAGTGTTTTAATAGaaattcaacaaattaattGTATATAATACATGTGCCAAAATCTTAAAACGTCGTATAATCTAGAAGAAACTATTTTTCAATTGAATGATAAGTTACTATAACaatcttaaattaaattgattactaCAAAGAGATTCATAggtctttttttcttcaaattttctttgcTAAAATAAAGGTTGCTGATCACAATATTGATTTGTTACAagctgatatatttttttacttcattgaaaagaaaacataaCATCACTAGAACCTAACATGACATCAACTACAAACTAATGGAAATTTAATTGCATTTGTTATTGCTTAAGCTCCCTGGTTCTAATTTCATTTTGATATCTATGTCAATCATTTATCAATTCCATGCCAATGATATCTAGCCTTCATATGCAGCAGTTTGTCCATTCTTGTTCTGAGTTGGACAAAATTCAGCTTCAGCAGTTCTAGCTTCCTCTCTGAACTTCTTGTATATATCACCTTTATAGAACTCTCTAGTCCTTAACACCAGGATGAGAGACACAAGTGCCCCAAACAAGCTAACTGCAGTGATTATAATGAAAGCCATTTTGTAACACTCACTCCCATTGCAATTCAACTCCTCCCCAGGCCTCCTCTTTAGTCCTAATGCTGCCATTTGCCTAGTGGCTTCCTTGTCATACAAATACCCTGCAAGCCTTACACTGAAAAGGTATGACCCAATTGGACTTGCCACTGACCCAACATTGTACAAAGTTGAGTAAAATTTAAGACCAAAAAGTTCAGATATGATGGTAAATAGTAGTGGCCAGTTAGCCCCAAAGCAGAACCCAATTATAATTGAGGCCGCATAGAGACCATTTGGGACATCGAAAGCAATTAGAAGGTAACCAGCACAAGGTAATACAAGAATTAATGTGAATATCATAGGCCTAGGGACTTTGAATTTTGCTATGATAATTTCTGAGACCACTCCCTGTACAATCTTACCCATATAGATCCAAATGGCCATAAGGGACACAAATGTGGTTATACTATGTGCCGAATACCCTAAAGATGTGCCAATCTGGCTTAAGTTATTTGACACAGTGAGGGTACCACCAAGTCCACAAATTGTGGCTAAGAAAAGAATCACCATGTCAAGGCTGAAAAGGGCTTGAAGTATTGTGTAATCATCACCTCTACTTGGTGGCCTGAACATGCTTTTCCAACAGGAAGCTTGCTTTTGTGGAGCCTGTGTAGACTTCTCCAGATTTGGCATCTCTGTGGTTATATTCAAAGCCTTAAGAGGGTTTTCACTGTTGATATGTTCTTGTTTCCTCTTccatatctttttttcttcaaccaTAACAACAGCAAGTGGCAGGATGAGCAAGAGAAGCATAAGACTAGTAGTGA is a window from the Glycine max cultivar Williams 82 chromosome 2, Glycine_max_v4.0, whole genome shotgun sequence genome containing:
- the LOC100789645 gene encoding uncharacterized protein, with product MASSKPHGVENVGSCLRNTKGFTLQVLTGCWFMEFSSFMIMSVSGASYMFSLYSRDIKSVLGYDQSTLNFLSFFKDLGSNIGIISGLINEVTPPWVVLTIGGVLNFFGYFIIWLAVARKIAKPQVWNMCLYIFIGANSHCSTNTGVIVTSVKNFPGTRGIVIGLLSGYLGLSAAIITQIYYAFYGNDSKFLILLMAWLPTAVTFVFLPVIRHHRGVQQPNDSKAFYNFLYTTLVLAGFLMVVIILQKSFTFTKSEYYITTSLMLLLLILPLAVVMVEEKKIWKRKQEHINSENPLKALNITTEMPNLEKSTQAPQKQASCWKSMFRPPSRGDDYTILQALFSLDMVILFLATICGLGGTLTVSNNLSQIGTSLGYSAHSITTFVSLMAIWIYMGKIVQGVVSEIIIAKFKVPRPMIFTLILVLPCAGYLLIAFDVPNGLYAASIIIGFCFGANWPLLFTIISELFGLKFYSTLYNVGSVASPIGSYLFSVRLAGYLYDKEATRQMAALGLKRRPGEELNCNGSECYKMAFIIITAVSLFGALVSLILVLRTREFYKGDIYKKFREEARTAEAEFCPTQNKNGQTAAYEG